In Miscanthus floridulus cultivar M001 chromosome 5, ASM1932011v1, whole genome shotgun sequence, one genomic interval encodes:
- the LOC136450464 gene encoding uncharacterized protein, with amino-acid sequence MSVPGAPSSRGSGGGGGSRSFDFGADDVLCSYDDFAATSEPKRPDPADKDFHDSRLGRPFVKPYEQESYGKEDVLSAVEKCMKKYADNLLRSLEGITSRLSQLEIYCYKLERSIGELRSDVLRDETDHRLKSLEKHLHEVHRSIQILRDKQELAETQKELAKFQLTQDTSKKKEDVPTPSIPEQKKLEENPDTSNQQLALVLPHQVMPSLAPRASESVQQYKDQPVQQSAPTPPVPQQDRYVLSQAIVCYPQRQAPGIQDTQGQQLQPEVQYLPARPPAQDVPVHAPSQPPQAGNQTQRQPYPTYQQQWHQQSSQPTPALVAQTQQTFSQPFPPPAQQPQLSNVQQFPPQPVQQPQSNAQQYPPPPVQPQQSSPQLPPQAMQPQHPPVQTQMRPQTPPNYPHYQPHQPLNPTPETLPGNVAMQGPYSTAAPSGASHSEPPYSYGGPGIPPSQLLPQHNMQRHQLPSSQGSFGPPPSKGSYAGPPQYAPQGNPQGYNTGYAYPPSGPPAVQPQQMPPGGVGMNHPGSHMMRGHPYGEMMEKAITMGYPRDQVLNVTQRMAESGQPMDFNTLLDRLNEAGSGAPPPRAW; translated from the exons ATGTCCGTCCCCGGCGCCCCCTCGAGCcgcggctccggcggcggcggcggatcccgCAGCTTCGACTTCGGCGCCGACGACGTGCTCTGCTCCTACGATGACTTCGCCGCCACATCCGAGCCCAAGCGCCCCGATCCGGCCGACAAG GATTTTCATGACAGCAGATTGGGGAGGCCATTTGTGAAACCTTATGAACAAGAAAGTTATGGCAAGGAGGATGTGCTTTCTGCTGTTGAGAAATGCATGAAAAAGTACGCTGATAATTTGCTACGATCTCTCGAGGGAATCACTAGTCGTCTTTCACAACTGGAGATTTATTGCTATAAGCTCGAGAGATCCATAGGTGAACTTCGAAGCGATGTACTTCGTGATGAGACTGACCATAGATTGAAGTCTCTTGAGAAACATCTACATGAA GTACACAGGTCTATCCAAATTCTTAGGGACAAACAGGAGTTAGCTGAAACTCAGAAGGAATTGGCCAAATTTCAACTTACACAAGATACATCTAAAAAGAAGGAAGATGTACCAACACCATCTATTCCTGAGCAAAAGAAGCTTGAAGAAAACCCTGATACATCAAACCAGCAATTGGCTCTTGTTTTACCTCATCAGGTGATGCCATCACTTGCACCTAGAGCTTCTGAATCAGTCCAACAGTACAAGGATCAACCTGTGCAACAATCAGCCCCTACCCCTCCTGTGCCACAACAGGACCGCTATGTTCTTAGCCAAGCCATCGTCTGCTACCCACAGCGCCAAGCTCCAGGTATCCAGGACACACAGGGGCAACAATTGCAACCAGAAGTGCAATACTTACCAGCAAGACCCCCAGCACAAGATGTTCCGGTCCATGCTCCATCCCAACCACCTCAAGCCGGAAATCAAACACAGCGACAGCCTTACCCTACTTACCAGCAGCAGTGGCACCAGCAATCCTCCCAGCCAACTCCTGCACTGGTGGCCCAGACACAACAGACTTTCTCACAGCCATTTCCTCCACCTGCACAGCAGCCCCAGTTATCCAATGTGCAGCAGTTTCCACCGCAACCAGTACAGCAGCCCCAATCCAATGCTCAACAGTATCCTCCTCCACCAGTGCAACCACAGCAATCTAGCCCACAGCTTCCTCCTCAGGCAATGCAACCACAACATCCTCCTGTGCAAACTCAGATGAGACCTCAAACCCCACCAAACTACCCTCATTATCAACCCCACCAGCCATTGAACCCCACCCCTGAAACTCTTCCTGGCAATGTGGCTATGCAGGGACCATACAGCACTGCTGCTCCATCAGGTGCCAGCCATTCTGAACCGCCATATTCGTATGGAGGGCCTGGCATCCCACCGTCTCAGCTACTGCCGCAGCACAACATGCAAAGGCACCAGCTACCTTCAAGTCAGGGCTCCTTTGGGCCACCTCCAAGCAAAGGGTCCTATGCTGGCCCTCCACAGTATGCGCCACAGGGCAATCCGCAAGGCTACAACACTGGTTACGCGTACCCACCAAGCGGCCCTCCAGCAGTCCAGCCGCAGCAAATGCCCCCAGGTGGAGTCGGCATGAACCATCCGGGGTCGCATATGATGCGTGGCCATCCCTACGGAGAAATGATGGAGAAGGCGATCACCATGGGATACCCTAGGGACCAGGTGCTGAACGTCACCCAAAGGATGGCAGAGAGTGGCCAGCCAATGGATTTCAACACCCTGCTCGACAGGCTGAACGAAGCAGGGTCGGGAGCACCACCCCCACGCGCGTGGTGA